Proteins from one Mesotoga infera genomic window:
- a CDS encoding nucleoside phosphorylase has product MMEDYREPVGLEDKLQYHIECQAGDIAPVVIVPGDQGRVEKIVAGLSDARKMAENRGLITYTGKYKGHPVSVTSTGMGGPSASIVYEELINIGAKVLIRIGSVAGLQDYVNEGDIVVPYGCVRDDGASNYYVPANFPAVPSPDVYSSLTASARERKRKIVTGINWTHSCFYKRDPEYFQSWSRRRVVSLEMEASALFVISYLRNVKAGFIGICYANRYRQSAGPKVDLSVKSPKRDVIENSVQEAIEITLTAIKKLYDGDLV; this is encoded by the coding sequence ATGATGGAGGACTACAGAGAGCCAGTGGGATTGGAAGACAAATTACAGTATCACATCGAGTGCCAAGCGGGAGACATCGCACCCGTTGTTATAGTTCCGGGCGACCAGGGGAGAGTTGAAAAGATCGTTGCCGGACTCAGTGACGCGAGAAAGATGGCTGAAAACAGAGGCTTAATAACCTATACCGGCAAGTATAAGGGACACCCGGTTTCGGTTACTTCAACAGGTATGGGAGGCCCCTCTGCAAGCATTGTATATGAGGAATTGATCAACATAGGAGCAAAAGTATTGATAAGAATAGGCAGTGTGGCGGGTCTCCAGGATTACGTAAATGAAGGAGATATAGTAGTCCCTTACGGTTGCGTGCGTGATGATGGAGCCTCGAATTACTATGTCCCGGCGAATTTCCCGGCAGTACCTTCTCCAGATGTCTATTCATCGCTGACAGCATCTGCCAGAGAGAGGAAAAGAAAGATCGTCACCGGTATCAACTGGACACACTCCTGCTTCTACAAACGCGATCCCGAATACTTCCAAAGCTGGAGCAGGAGGAGGGTAGTATCGCTCGAAATGGAGGCTTCGGCGCTCTTTGTAATTTCCTATCTAAGAAACGTGAAGGCCGGTTTTATTGGCATTTGCTATGCAAACAGATACAGACAATCTGCTGGCCCAAAGGTGGATCTCTCTGTCAAAAGTCCCAAGAGAGATGTAATCGAGAATTCGGTGCAAGAAGCTATCGAAATAACGCTGACCGCAATAAAGAAACTGTACGATGGAGACCTTGTTTAA
- a CDS encoding carbohydrate ABC transporter permease: MIRRRLITRIVVFAVITMALIWTLVPLAWILLSSFKFEADQFSMPPKWFPERLTLQNYAKFFGNSEFVRSLINSVAITFLSTVIALFLGVPAAYALARFDWKHANTIAFVVLIARMTPPIVMVLPFFMIARYLGISNTYLPIVLALSFFSVPFAIWMMRGFFQEIPSSLEEAAMIDGCTRFQSLRRVVLPLVMPGLSATSILCALIAWNEFLFALVLTGRDTRPLPVLVNMFVSERNIEWGVMSAAAIITVLPMVIFGLLVQNDLVRGLTMGSSK, translated from the coding sequence ATGATTAGGAGAAGACTTATCACGAGAATAGTGGTTTTCGCAGTAATTACTATGGCTCTTATCTGGACTCTTGTACCGCTTGCGTGGATACTTCTTTCCTCATTCAAGTTTGAAGCCGACCAGTTCTCGATGCCACCAAAATGGTTTCCCGAAAGACTTACGCTTCAGAACTACGCGAAATTCTTCGGGAATTCAGAGTTTGTGAGATCATTGATTAACAGTGTTGCGATCACATTCCTTTCAACTGTAATAGCCCTTTTCTTAGGTGTGCCGGCAGCTTACGCTCTCGCCAGGTTCGACTGGAAGCATGCAAACACTATCGCTTTCGTAGTACTGATAGCAAGAATGACACCTCCCATAGTAATGGTACTGCCTTTCTTCATGATAGCCAGATATCTAGGAATTTCTAATACTTACCTCCCGATTGTTCTCGCTCTTTCCTTTTTCAGTGTACCTTTCGCGATCTGGATGATGCGTGGCTTCTTTCAGGAAATTCCTTCATCTCTCGAGGAAGCTGCGATGATAGACGGCTGCACCAGATTCCAGTCTTTGAGGAGAGTGGTACTCCCCCTCGTAATGCCGGGGCTCTCCGCTACATCCATACTCTGTGCCCTCATTGCGTGGAATGAATTCCTGTTTGCCCTAGTTCTTACCGGACGGGACACCAGGCCCTTACCTGTTCTGGTAAACATGTTCGTAAGCGAAAGGAATATAGAATGGGGTGTTATGAGTGCGGCGGCAATAATCACAGTGCTTCCAATGGTTATCTTTGGACTCCTTGTACAGAACGACTTAGTCCGTGGATTGACAATGGGTAGTTCCAAATAG
- a CDS encoding carbohydrate ABC transporter permease, producing the protein MKLRHKTRGFAYILPALVFIVVIFMIPLTYTVVMSFFRWNLLRPDLGIKMAGFSNYARLFTDSFTLDTVGRTFNFVVGAVFIELLVGLGIALALDTEFKGWKIVQSILLIPFMIAPVVVGYVWRFVLNSDYGPIIYILKQIGLGELVDKPLLSNPSAAMPVLIVADAWEYIPFVTLVLLAGLKSIPYEPYEAAFVDGAGSIQRFFYITLPLLKPSILVAVVIRTLTSLRVFDIVFIMTGGGPGTATETLAFYGYRTAFQAYNIGFSSAINMLTFAIAVVFTILYMKIIGGGKNYD; encoded by the coding sequence ATGAAGTTGCGACATAAAACAAGAGGTTTTGCGTACATTCTTCCTGCACTTGTATTTATAGTGGTTATCTTCATGATCCCGCTTACATATACTGTTGTCATGTCCTTTTTCCGTTGGAATCTGCTCAGGCCTGATCTGGGAATAAAAATGGCAGGCTTCAGCAATTATGCAAGGCTCTTTACAGATTCTTTCACACTGGATACAGTGGGAAGGACTTTCAACTTCGTTGTGGGAGCGGTCTTCATTGAACTCCTTGTAGGGCTGGGTATCGCACTCGCGCTTGACACAGAGTTTAAAGGCTGGAAGATAGTTCAGTCGATTCTACTTATACCTTTCATGATCGCCCCGGTTGTCGTGGGATACGTATGGCGGTTTGTTCTAAACAGCGACTATGGACCGATTATTTACATCCTGAAACAGATAGGCCTTGGAGAACTGGTAGATAAACCCTTGCTTTCCAACCCTTCGGCAGCCATGCCCGTTCTAATCGTTGCCGATGCGTGGGAATACATTCCTTTTGTGACCCTGGTATTGCTTGCAGGCCTGAAGTCCATTCCTTATGAACCGTATGAAGCTGCATTTGTCGATGGTGCCGGTTCAATTCAAAGATTTTTTTATATAACCCTTCCACTCCTCAAACCCTCGATACTCGTCGCGGTAGTTATCAGAACGCTTACATCTTTGCGTGTCTTCGATATTGTGTTCATTATGACAGGTGGAGGTCCCGGAACGGCAACGGAAACGCTCGCATTCTACGGTTACAGGACGGCCTTTCAGGCGTATAACATTGGCTTTTCTTCAGCAATAAACATGCTCACTTTCGCGATAGCGGTAGTCTTCACAATACTATACATGAAGATTATAGGTGGTGGAAAGAACTATGATTAG
- a CDS encoding ABC transporter substrate-binding protein: MRTRFMMILLFVLLMVSCLAAPLRLSSEVGIHTDAWKTRMEGFTKETGIEVEIQQFPYANYLDQLMLGYTSGRVEIDVPYISMLWYPALSIANYIYPISDIPGYEKINEADIPGIRNAKLNGKTYIIPYMNELGGIIYRKDLFEDPVEKANFLSKYGYELLPPKTLEQYRDIAEFFNRPPNLYGVTLMGRRSIFLATHFMQRLWAKGGALLDMNMRPIFNSKAAIEALEEVKYMFQFANPAAMNYDFQEALNEFISGRSAMAEVWTTGMFYVEDESRSSIVGKAGFVGFPRPEEKLGQKLPMLYISWGFSVSSKAPDKEAALEWLLYVTETKNEVEAAPTGNIPARFSALNSPELVKSFPWIGDFAAAMENCIPTPIVPLIPEGGSIVSGIIAPAVSEFLAGTKTAEQALNDAVREVDRLMRDGGYY; encoded by the coding sequence ATGAGAACCAGGTTTATGATGATTTTGCTCTTTGTTCTATTGATGGTTTCGTGTCTTGCAGCTCCTTTGCGTCTTTCAAGTGAAGTTGGAATTCACACGGATGCCTGGAAGACCAGAATGGAGGGCTTCACGAAGGAGACGGGAATCGAGGTAGAGATTCAGCAGTTTCCTTACGCTAATTACCTTGATCAGCTGATGCTTGGTTACACATCCGGAAGGGTCGAGATCGACGTGCCTTATATTTCAATGCTCTGGTATCCGGCTCTTTCGATTGCGAACTACATCTACCCGATAAGCGATATTCCCGGATACGAAAAGATCAACGAGGCGGATATTCCCGGAATAAGAAACGCAAAGCTTAATGGCAAAACGTACATTATCCCCTATATGAACGAGCTCGGAGGCATAATCTACAGAAAGGATCTCTTCGAAGACCCAGTGGAGAAGGCCAACTTTCTCAGCAAGTACGGCTATGAGCTTCTGCCGCCCAAGACTTTGGAGCAGTACAGGGATATTGCCGAGTTCTTCAACAGACCGCCGAATCTTTACGGAGTAACCCTGATGGGAAGAAGAAGCATATTTCTTGCGACTCACTTCATGCAAAGGCTTTGGGCGAAAGGCGGAGCGCTTCTAGACATGAATATGCGTCCGATCTTCAACTCAAAAGCGGCTATAGAGGCACTTGAGGAAGTGAAGTACATGTTCCAGTTTGCGAACCCGGCCGCAATGAATTACGATTTCCAGGAAGCTTTGAATGAATTCATCAGCGGACGCAGCGCAATGGCGGAGGTCTGGACTACTGGAATGTTCTACGTCGAGGATGAATCTAGGTCCTCTATCGTCGGTAAGGCCGGATTCGTAGGATTCCCGAGGCCTGAAGAAAAGCTGGGGCAGAAGCTTCCCATGCTTTATATCTCCTGGGGCTTTTCTGTCAGCAGCAAAGCGCCCGACAAGGAAGCGGCGCTTGAGTGGCTTTTGTATGTAACAGAAACAAAGAACGAAGTAGAGGCCGCTCCTACAGGCAATATACCGGCAAGGTTTTCGGCTCTGAACAGCCCTGAGCTTGTGAAGTCCTTCCCCTGGATAGGCGACTTCGCCGCGGCTATGGAGAATTGTATTCCCACTCCTATCGTTCCTTTGATACCGGAAGGCGGAAGTATAGTGAGTGGAATAATCGCTCCGGCAGTTTCCGAGTTCCTGGCCGGAACAAAGACGGCCGAACAGGCTTTGAACGATGCAGTTAGGGAAGTTGATAGACTTATGAGAGACGGAGGGTACTATTGA
- a CDS encoding MurR/RpiR family transcriptional regulator, producing the protein MVQKENVLLTVETLKDSFTKTESRIASFVLENPKKVIYMSLTELSDALKVSEGSIVRFCQKAGFSGFHPFKIAMAMSESPARDEIGGVSDPESLSELKNYVAQRYMDVIRDTSEFISEETLRECVNAVLAAGTVLLVGVGASGNTAQDAFYKFMRIGLNFKYSSDAHLQAMMASQLTEKDVLMAISQSGSTLEIVDIANIAKKSGATVICVTGYARSPLAKVSSHVLLTPTRETPFESGAIRSKVAQLYVLELLFMAVFQRMRETGQKSIEKTAEAVAKWIY; encoded by the coding sequence ATGGTTCAAAAGGAAAATGTTTTACTCACGGTCGAGACACTGAAGGATTCATTCACCAAAACCGAATCCAGGATAGCCTCTTTCGTTCTGGAAAATCCCAAGAAGGTCATATACATGTCGCTCACCGAACTCTCCGACGCCCTCAAGGTCAGCGAAGGATCTATCGTCCGGTTCTGTCAAAAGGCCGGATTCTCGGGCTTCCATCCCTTCAAGATCGCGATGGCCATGTCGGAAAGCCCCGCGAGAGACGAGATCGGGGGAGTCTCCGACCCGGAAAGCCTGAGTGAATTGAAAAACTATGTGGCTCAGAGATACATGGATGTCATACGCGACACTAGCGAATTCATTTCCGAGGAGACCCTCAGGGAGTGCGTCAACGCCGTGCTCGCAGCAGGAACCGTACTGCTGGTGGGTGTCGGTGCGTCGGGAAACACCGCGCAGGATGCTTTCTACAAATTCATGAGGATAGGTCTCAATTTCAAATACTCTTCCGACGCACATCTTCAGGCGATGATGGCCTCACAGCTTACGGAAAAGGATGTTCTCATGGCGATCTCTCAGAGCGGAAGCACGCTGGAGATAGTGGATATAGCCAACATAGCCAAAAAAAGCGGCGCCACCGTGATATGCGTCACAGGGTACGCCCGCTCCCCGCTCGCCAAAGTCTCCAGTCATGTTCTATTGACCCCCACAAGGGAGACGCCCTTCGAAAGCGGTGCGATCAGATCGAAAGTAGCCCAGCTTTATGTTCTGGAGTTGCTCTTCATGGCGGTTTTTCAAAGGATGCGAGAAACAGGCCAGAAAAGTATCGAAAAAACGGCCGAGGCAGTCGCCAAATGGATATACTAA